The following proteins are encoded in a genomic region of Zea mays cultivar B73 chromosome 9, Zm-B73-REFERENCE-NAM-5.0, whole genome shotgun sequence:
- the LOC103638613 gene encoding SMR domain-containing protein At5g58720-like: MTMIRVNCYAQAVKEAPRSSTLLSRSTVMKAGPQQVLYSLFKIPETRTYEPSSMDWKKVVKKLQTINYTAASNNHERPKDGDGYRELRGVAARHYNKMKEYYQKATFAYSKGDMSYASYLAEEGKHYRELGRIEDEKANRNIFEARNKHITNTVTIDLHGQHVQHAMNLLKIHMMICICIPTVLLRVITGCGSEGTRKGKIKRSSTEQFIKMILITVANYSEY; encoded by the exons ATGACGATGATCCGCGTGAACTG CTATGCGCAGGCTGTTAAGGAGGCACCACGCTCATCAACATTGCTGTCAAGATCAACTGTAATGAAAGCTGGTCCACAACAAGTCCTGTATTCACTGTTTAAAATTCCTGAAACACGCACGTATGAGCCAAGTTCTATGGACTGGAAAAAGGTAGTAAAGAAACTGCAAACAATCAATTATACAGCTGCATCAAACAATCACGAAAGGCCTAAGGATG GGGATGGCTATCGTGAGCTCCGTGGTGTTGCTGCAAGGCATTACAATAAAATGAAAGAATACTATCAGAAA GCTACCTTTGCATATTCGAAGGGTGACATGTCATATGCTTCTTACCTTGCTGAGGAG GGGAAACATTATCGAGAACTGGGTCGCATAGAAGACGAGAAGGCCAACAGGAATATATTTGAAGCCAG AAATAAGCATATAACGAACACAGTAACCATCGACTTGCATGGCCAACATGTCCAACATGCTATGAACCTTCTCAAAATTCACATGATGATTTGTATTTGCATTCC AACTGTCTTATTGAGGGTAATTACCGGTTGTGGTTCAGAAGGTACAAGGAAGGGAAAAATAAAGCGCTCG AGTACTGAGCAGTTTATCAAAATGATACTCATAACTGTTGCAAATTATTCAGAATACTGA